From Podospora bellae-mahoneyi strain CBS 112042 chromosome 3, whole genome shotgun sequence, the proteins below share one genomic window:
- the DBP6 gene encoding ATP-dependent RNA helicase dbp6 (COG:A; EggNog:ENOG503NVF5; BUSCO:EOG09261EM7): MSTFFAPVSDLQPNKNLILQLFSDIANHFNDICDFKYSNMYNRYIPPPKPKASHPSDIPVRPPPVYRDPEPEPLPQGSEYAEPAPVPVQTSSWLQPYAKRIDATAQPTKIVFGDDEPPAPSAPSSGPVDDTPKVATEEEEKTPKESKSKKNKESKGDEGEVEEKPKKRRRVEEEEQEDKEEDTPTVAEEAESTENIANEEQQYKRKPKREKKKKPKAEEPEEDDDAVRSRHKSVFEKVAKALQAQAPEDDEDKMDVDGAEPEQEEEPVVEHGLEPIPQPAPVAFDESKLTYETLPQWIASPIRVTESTTKSFEELKIAAEPAKVLQSKGFKEAFAVQTAVLPLLLPNPDRQGDVVVAAPTGSGKTLSYVLPMIQDISYGRITNLRALIVLPTRDLVQQVQQTCEACGAAFASNGGKRVKIGTAVGNKVFKEEQSAIVEKKARYGAAEDAHSMEALSSWTASETINPEDYASKVDVLICTPGRLVEHIKQTPGFTLDYVRWLVVDEADKLLAQDFQQWLNLVLDKLSVERRPSRRVFPKSNKKGVRKVILSATMTHDISMLNLLKLSRPKLVVLEGTKAGDQSLPPLLKEYAIKVREPSLKPLYLVDLLQSELLAAVPLVEKVAEEETASASESSDSDSCSESNSSSGSDSDSDSDSDSDSDSGSDSGSDSGSSSSDSDSSSESEADEPKPKAKAPATKGKFASSALIFTKSNEAALRLSRLLAILVPGLAHLIGTLTSTTKTIRRTQTLRAFTQAKLRILVASDIASRGLDLPNLEHVINYDLPISETAYVHRVGRTARAGRAGAAWTLLEHSEARRFWRDFAGEGEGASTNILRTTPVERVRLDQKEEKGVGEKEEGAKVEDFSEERVQAYERALAQLQQEATFSRGKKGKKEGR, encoded by the coding sequence ATGTCGACTTTCTTTGCGCCCGTCTCCGATTTGCAGCCAAACAAGAATCTGATTCTCCAGCTCTTTTCTGACATCGCGAACCATTTTAATGACATTTGCGATTTTAAATACTCCAACATGTACAACAGATACATtcccccaccaaaaccaaaggCGTCGCATCCATCTGACATACCTGTGCGGCCACCGCCCGTCTACCGAGAtccagagccagagccacTGCCGCAAGGGTCAGAATATGCAGAGCCTGCCCCTGTGCCAGTACAGACGTCGTCATGGCTTCAACCATACGCCAAGCGCATCGACGCTACAGCACAGCCAACCAAGATTGTATTCGGCGATGACGAgcccccagctcccagcGCGCCAAGCTCGGGCCCAGTAGACGACACACCCAAAGTGGCtaccgaagaggaggaaaagacaCCCAAGGAGtcaaagagcaaaaagaacaaagaGTCCAAGGGcgacgagggggaggtagaggaaaagcccaagaagcggaggagggtagaggaggaagagcaagaagacaAAGAGGAGGACACTCCAACTGTCGCCGAGGAAGCGGAGTCAACCGAGAATATCGCCAACGAAGAACAACAATACAAGCGGAAACCAAaacgagaaaagaagaagaagccaaaagcCGAGGAACcagaagaggacgatgatgcGGTTCGGAGCAGGCATAAATCCGTGTTTGAGAAGGTCGCAAAAGCTCTCCAGGCGCAGGCTCctgaagatgacgaggacaagaTGGATGTCGATGGTGCCGAGCcagagcaagaggaggagccagTCGTGGAGCACGGCCTCGAGCCGATCCCTCAGCCAGCACCAGTCGCTTTTGACGAGTCGAAATTGACGTACGAAACATTGCCGCAATGGATTGCCTCGCCAATTCGAGTTACAGAAAGTACGACGAAATCGtttgaggagttgaagaTTGCTGCCGAGCCAGCCAAGGTTCTTCAGTCCAAGGGGTTCAAGGAGGCTTTCGCGGTGCAGACTGCCGTGTTGCCGTTACTGTTGCCAAATCCCGACAGACAAggagatgtggtggtggctgctccTACTGGTTCAGGAAAGACGTTGTCATATGTTTTGCCGATGATTCAGGACATTAGCTATGGCCGGATCACGAATCTCAGAGCGTTGATTGTGCTGCCGACTAGAGATCTTGTTCAGCAGGTACAGCAAACGTGTGAGGCATGCGGTGCTGCTTTTGCTTCAAATGGCGGGAAACGAGTCAAGATTGGGACAGCTGTGGGTAACAAGGTGTTCAAGGAGGAGCAATCGGCGATTgtggaaaagaaggcgagATATGGCGCGGCGGAAGATGCCCACTCGATGGAGGCGTTGTCAAGTTGGACTGCTAGCGAAACTATCAACCCTGAGGACTATGCCTCCAAGGTTGATGTGCTTATCTGCACGCCTGGTCGTCTGGTGGAGCATATCAAGCAGACACCGGGATTTACACTGGACTACGTTCGTTGGTTAGTGGTCGATGAAGCCGACAAACTGCTGGCGCAGGACTTTCAGCAGTGGCTGAATCTGGTATTGGACAAGCTGAGCGTGGAACGAAGACCATCACGGCGGGTGTTCCCAAAGTCCAACAAGAAGGGTGTGCGAAAGGTCATACTGAGTGCCACCATGACGCACGATATCAGCATGTTGAATCTGCTGAAGCTTTCAAGGCCAAAACTGGTTGTGCTGGAAGGCACCAAGGCTGGCGATCAGTCGTTGCCGCCTCTGCTCAAGGAGTATGCCATCAAGGTCCGCGAGCCAAGTCTTAAGCCGCTGTACTTGGTCGACTTGCTTCAGAGCGAGCTTTTGGCCGCTGTGCCCCTGGTTGAGAAAGTTGCGGAGGAAGAGACAGCATCTGCATCCGAGAGCAGTGACTCGGATTCTTGTTCGGAATCAAATTCCTCTTCAGGCTCAGACTCAGACTCTGATTCTGATTCTGATTCTGATTCCGACTCTGGCTCTGACTCTGGTTCCGACTCTGGTTCCAGCTCTTCCGACTCTGATTCATCCTCGGAGTCTGAAGCTGATGAGCCAAAACCAAAAGCCAAGGCACCGGCTACCAAGGGCAAATTCGCCAGCTCTgccctcatcttcaccaaatCCAACGAAGCCGCTCTCCGGCTTTCTCGCCTCTTGGCCATTTTGGTACCTGGATTGGCGCATCTCATTGGCACcctcacctcaaccaccaaaaccatccgTCGCACGCAGACCTTACGAGCCTTCACGCAGGCCAAGCTCCGCATTCTTGTCGCCTCCGACATTGCCTCGCGTGGTCTCGATCTACCAAACCTGGAGCACGTCATCAACTAcgacctccccatcagcgAAACAGCCTACGTCCACCGTGTGGGTAGGACGGCCCGTGCTGGCAGGGCAGGTGCGGCTTGGACATTGTTGGAGCATTCCGAGGCTAGACGGTTCTGGAGGGATTTTgctggtgaaggagagggagcttCTACGAATATCTTGCGCACCACGCCGGTTGAGAGGGTCCGTCTGGaccaaaaggaggagaagggggttggggagaaggaggagggtgccaaggtggaggatttCAGTGAGGAGAGGGTGCAGGCTTATGAGAGGGCTTTGGCGCAGTTGCAGCAGGAGGCTACATTTtcgagggggaagaagggtaagaaggaggggaggtga
- the SPT14 gene encoding Phosphatidylinositol N-acetylglucosaminyltransferase GPI3 subunit (COG:I; COG:M; COG:O; BUSCO:EOG09262TO9; EggNog:ENOG503NWSA; CAZy:GT4) gives MAPTYNIAMVSDFFYPQPGGVESHIYQLSTKLMDRGHKVIIITHAYEGRTGVRYLTNGLKVYHVPFLVIFRSATFPTVFSFFPIFRNIVLRERIDIVHGHASLSNFCHEAILHARTMGLRTVFTDHSLFGFADAASILTNKLLKFTLSDVDHVICVSHTCKENTVLRASLDPLMVSVIPNAVVAENFKPLSPSENPSYPPPARPLGPHDIITIVVISRLFYNKGTDLLTAAIPRILENHPNTRFIIAGSGPKSIDLEQMIEQNVLQDRVEMLGPIRHEEVRDVMVRGHIYLHPSLTEAFGTVIVEAASCGLYVVCTQVGGIPEVLPSHMTVFAKPEEDDLVAATGRAIASMRANKVRTELFHEQVREMYSWENVAVRTERVYNGICGAISEGEFYGYYEGDNANNSWSATRGRSGVQSFALIDRLKRYYGCGIWAGKLFCLCVIVDYLLFLFLELWFPREVIDVCPDWPRKKRKDLSRE, from the exons ATGGCGCCTACATACAACATCGCCATGGTCAGCGATTTCTTCTACCCGCAACCAGGCGGCGTAGAGAGCCACATCTACCAGCTCTCAACCAAGCTCATGGACAGGGGCCAcaaagtcatcatcatcacccacgcCTACGAAGGCCGCACCGGAGTCCGCTATCTCACCAACGGCCTCAAGGTCTACCACGTTcccttcctcgtcatcttccgCTCTGCCACCTTCCCGAccgtcttctccttcttccccatctTCCGCAACATCGTGCTCCGCGAGCGCATCGACATTGTCCACGGTCACGCCAGTCTAAGCAACTTTTGCCATGAAGCCATCCTCCACGCTAGAACCATGGGTCTTCGGACTGTGTTTACCGATCATTCACTGTTTGGCTTTGCGGATGCAGCCAGTATCCTCACCAACAAGTTGCTAAAATTCACTCTGAGTGATGTAGATCATGTCATTTGCGTGAGCCACACCTG caaagaAAACACCGTCCTTCGCGCCTCCCTCGACCCCCTAATGGTCTCGGTCATCCCCAACGCCGTTGTAGCCGAAAACTTCaaacccctctccccctctgaAAACCCCTCCTACCCACCCCCGGCCCGCCCTTTAGGTCCccacgacatcatcaccatcgtggTCATCTCCCGCCTCTTTTACAACAAGGGcaccgacctcctcaccgccgccatcccCCGCATCCTCGaaaaccaccccaacacccGCTTCATCATCGCCGGCTCCGGGCCCAAATCTATTGATCTAGAGCAAATGATTGAGCAGAATGTCCTCCAGGACAGGGTGGAGATGCTCGGTCCGATTCGTCATGAAGAGGTGAGGGACGTGATGGTACGAGGACACATCTATCTCCATCCGTCACTGACGGAGGCGTTTGGGACGGTGATTGTGGAAGCGGCAAGTTGCGGGTTGTATGTAGTCTGCACGCAGGTCGGTGGGATCCCGGAGGTCTTGCCGAGTCACATGACGGTGTTTGCCAagccggaggaggacgacCTGGTGGCTGCCACGGGGAGGGCGATCGCCTCGATGAGGGCGAACAAAGTCCGCACAGAGTTGTTTCACGAgcaggtgagggagatgtaCAGCTGGGAGAATGTCGCGGTGAGGACGGAGAGGGTGTATAACGGTATCTGCGGCGCGATTTCGGAGGGAGAGTTTTATGGGTATTATGAGGGGGATAATGCGAATAATAGCTGGAGCGCGACGAGGGGGCGGTCGGGGGTGCAGAGTTTTGCGTTGATTGATCGGCTGAAGCGGTATTACGGGTGCGGGATCTGGGCGGGGAAGCTGTTTTGCTTGTGTGTGATTGTGGATTAtttgctgtttttgtttttggagctGTGGTTTCCGAGAGAGGTGATTGATGTTTGTCCGGAttggccgaggaagaagaggaaggatttGAGTAGGGAGTAG
- a CDS encoding hypothetical protein (EggNog:ENOG503PZTT), with product MASRVKGWLDRRKSMSSLKASSQAAPNNDNPYGADYNKSAPRNAGMNSQRYSSMSVSSRYSGALPGRNNLGPIEEDNNGGFLPYRPPPQNPAPPAASQYDLGYGRPAPTPVQYSAPPVPVQYQPAPSSYAPPTQSFNQLLGPNQYQNHPIPPGTPPTPNSQHNSLTNIYTSGSSNPSSYGGGVSTPDTRYSSDSLGASNRGYNNFPPQPPQQQQDSKPPPPRPFTIRKTQPQPQPVNNSLPKPSDFSKQAKASPVEVQRCIKLLRALFKLRMKIWSAQESHWSTHPKTIENMAQADDLLRDIQNMVGDWQNSIAKGQMYWDEEERAELGVIMQSLSMLRPYGMGGGHGFRQQ from the coding sequence ATGGCCAGCCGTGTCAAAGGATGGCTTGATCGCCGAAAGAGCATGAGCTCTCTCAAAGCATCCTCCCAAGCAGCCCCGAACAATGATAACCCTTATGGGGCGGACTACAACAAATCGGCTCCGAGAAACGCAGGCATGAATTCGCAGAGGTATTCTTCCATGTCTGTCTCATCTCGATACTCAGGGGCTCTTCCCGGCCGCAATAACCTCGGCCCCATCGAGGAAGACAACAACGGCGGGTTCCTGCCAtatcgccctccccctcaaaatcccgctcctccagcagcatcGCAATACGACCTGGGATACGGCCGCCCGGCACCGACACCGGTGCAATACTCTGCTCCTCCGGTCCCCGTTCAGTACCAGCCTGCCCCATCTTCGTATGCACCCCCAACGCAAAGCTTCAATCAGCTTCTCGGGCCAAACCAATACCAGAACCACCCGATCCCCCCCGGAACCCCCCCGACACCAAACAGTCAACACAACAGCCTGACCAACATCTacaccagcggcagcagcaaccccagCTCCTACGGCGGAGGCGTGAGCACCCCCGACACCAGATACAGCAGCGACAGCCTCGGCGCCTCCAACCGCGGCTACAACAACTTCCCCCCACAGCctccgcaacagcaacaagactccaaaccaccaccgcctcgcCCTTTTACCATCAGGaaaacccaaccccagccccaacccgTCAACAACTCGCTCCCCAAACCGAGCGACTTTTCCAAGCAGGCCAAAGCCTCTCCCGTCGAGGTCCAGCGGTGCATCAAGCTCCTCCGCGCCTTGTTCAAGCTCCGGATGAAGATCTGGTCCGCGCAGGAGTCCCACTGGTCGACGCACCCAAAGACGATCGAGAACATGGCACAGGCGGACGACTTGCTGAGGGATATCCAGAACATGGTCGGGGACTGGCAGAACAGCATCGCGAAGGGGCAGATGTActgggacgaggaggagagggcggagcTGGGGGTGATTATGCAGAGCCTGAGCATGTTGAGGCCGTACGGGATGGGGGGCGGGCATGGTTTTAGGCAGCAATAG